CCGGATGTAACAGTTACATCGCCGGTCGCCCAACCTGAGAAGGTATAGCCTTCCATAGTCGGGGCAGTGGCAACTGTAATATTTTCTGTGCCCCAGTCATGGCTTTCATCTGAGGGAAGCGCAGGAGCACCAGACGGTACTGTTCCTGTATACTGGTAAGTTACTTTATAAGGTATCTTAGCCCATGTTGCCGTAAATACTACGTGGTTTTGCGGCATGGTGAATGAGCCACCGGCGACAGTTACGTCATCGGTCACCCAGCCTGAGAAGGTATAGCCTTCTAAAGAAAGATCTGCTTCAACCGTAATACCTTCTGTGCCCCATTCATAAATTCCGCCTGTAGGAAGTGTAGGAGCATTACTTGGTACTGTTCCTGTATACTGGTAAGTTACGTTATATGGTATTTTTGTCCAGCTTCCCGTAAATACTACGTTGCTTTGTGGCATGGTGAATGTCCCATCTGTAACTGTTGCGTCGTCTGTTGTCCAACCATTAAAGATATAGCCTGCTAAAGTTGGAGTAGCTTCAACTGCAACATCTTCCGTTCCCCATGCATAGCTGCTGGTCGATGGCAGCGCAGGAGCGCCGGACGGTACAGTTCCGGTGTATTCATAACTGACGTCGTAAGACACTTTTGTCCAAGTACCGGTAAATACCACATCTTTTTTAGGCATAGTAAATTTTCCGCATATAACTGTTACGTCATCCGTAGTCCAGCCGGTAAAGATGTAGCCTGACATGGATGGTTTAGAAGCTACGGGGATATTGGTAGTGCCCCAAGTATAGCTTCCACCTGAAGGAAGTGCAGGTGCACCGCTTGGTACAGTTCCGGTATACTGATATGTTACGTTATAGCTAGCTTTTGTCCAGTATCCTTTAAATACTACGTCGTGACTTGGCATGGTATATGTACCATTAGATACTGTTGTGTCGTCTGTCACCCAGCCTGAGAACACGTAACCTTCTAATGTCGGGTTATCAGCGACTGAAATATTTTCTGTGCCGGCAGTATAGTTTTCGCTGGACGGTACTGATGGAGCGCCACTAGGCACAGACCCGGTGTACTGGTAGGTAACATCGTATAGCGTAGGAGGCTGCGGGCATCCCTTTATTGTCAGGTTCAATGTGCCTCCTCCTTCAACGCCAAATGTTAGGCCAGACCTTGATATAGTTAAGCGTTGAAGTTCGTTCCAAACGATAGTTACGCCTGTGATGTCGTCGCTAACATATAAGCCGCCGTCTGGCAGCTTCCAGTTGCTCCCGCCTCCATACTTGGTGCATGGAAGGCTGCTTCCATTTGAGAAGTTAACGTATACTTCTTTCACACCGCTAGGAACATTCTTGACGTGTACTTGTGTTGCTTGATAGGCAAAGGCTTGCATAGGTATTAATGTGAATACAAGTAAAACCACAAGTATAATTGAGATATACTTTTTCATATTGTATCCTCCGTATATTATTTTTTTATAGTATTTACAAAGAAAAATTTGCTATACTTTTTTATGTATATGCGCGGAAGAATTTTATATGAATGGTTGTCTTATTTTTAGTAAAATCTTAGTTTTAAGGCTGATATTATGTACTTTTAAGGGCAGGAAGATTTAATTATTTAAAAGTAAGAAAAAGAAATATTGACTAATTTATCTTTAAGTTGTAAAAATAGAATAGATAGGACGTGATTAAATGAACAGGCGTTATGACCGACCAAATCGTAATAATGTAAAAAACAATTCTTTTGGTAAAGATAATAATGTGTCAAAGCAGAGAGAAAAGCGTAGATTACCTATTTTACTAGTCATTGCAATAGACGTTTTAATAGCTGCTTTGGCGCTTTTGATATTTTCCCTTTATTATTTTATATTGCCAAGGGATCTAAGCCAGGATTCACAAGTTCTCCCGGAGGCAAGCCAAACTGAGGATACAAATACTGAAGGTTCCTCCACAACTGATACAGAAGTTTCTTGGAGCACTAAATTTGCGGACAAGTTTACAAAAGGAGAAGTTGAGAAGACTGAAAATTCATATAAGAGTGCAAACGTTAATATAAGCATTGAAAAAGTTCAAGAAGACGACGTTACGTATTACGTTGCGGACATATATATAGCGGACATAAAGTATTTTAAAACTGCATTTGCTAAAGATACATATGGTAAAGGGTACCATGAAGGTACAGATACTATTGCTGAAAACAACGATGCAATAATTGCGATAAACGGAGATTATTATGCCAATAATGCCGGAATCGTTATTCGTAACGGTGTACTTTATCGTGACGAAATATATAAGATTCGTTGGTCATGTACAACGACGGCAGCATGCAGACGTATACAGCAGATGAGATAGATATAGATGAAATAAAGAGTAAAGGCGCATATCAAGCTTGGACATTTGGGCCGATGCTTTTAGACGGCGGACAGCCAATGGAAGAATTTAATTCCGATCTTAATGCAAGGAACCCAAGAACCGCTATTGGATACTACGAACCTGGCCATTATTGCTTTGTAGTAGTGGATGGTAGGCAGCCTGGATATTCAAACGGATACTCTTTAAAGGCCCTATCGCAGCTCTTTTACAACTTAGGTTGTAAGGCAGCCTTTAATCTAGACGGCGGCCAGACTTCAGAAATGGTTTTCGAAGGCGATTTTTTTAATCAGCCATACAATGGAGGAAGAAGCGTTAGCGATATTTTATATATCGTAGATGAATAAGGAGAAGAAAAATGTTAAAGAAAGTAGTTCCACATATCTGTATAATTCTTTCGCTTATGATGATAACGTTTTTTATTCTGGATAAATTTAATCCGGGAATGAACTTTGTAGGTAATGAGATATTTAAAGTACTTTTATTGATATA
The DNA window shown above is from Eubacteriales bacterium and carries:
- a CDS encoding InlB B-repeat-containing protein — protein: MKKYISIILVVLLVFTLIPMQAFAYQATQVHVKNVPSGVKEVYVNFSNGSSLPCTKYGGGSNWKLPDGGLYVSDDITGVTIVWNELQRLTISRSGLTFGVEGGGTLNLTIKGCPQPPTLYDVTYQYTGSVPSGAPSVPSSENYTAGTENISVADNPTLEGYVFSGWVTDDTTVSNGTYTMPSHDVVFKGYWTKASYNVTYQYTGTVPSGAPALPSGGSYTWGTTNIPVASKPSMSGYIFTGWTTDDVTVICGKFTMPKKDVVFTGTWTKVSYDVSYEYTGTVPSGAPALPSTSSYAWGTEDVAVEATPTLAGYIFNGWTTDDATVTDGTFTMPQSNVVFTGSWTKIPYNVTYQYTGTVPSNAPTLPTGGIYEWGTEGITVEADLSLEGYTFSGWVTDDVTVAGGSFTMPQNHVVFTATWAKIPYKVTYQYTGTVPSGAPALPSDESHDWGTENITVATAPTMEGYTFSGWATGDVTVTSGTFTMPQKDVVFTATWAENEVPKTGDTSNILWSIIIMIVSVIGSSIAVVLKVLSSRKKIME
- a CDS encoding phosphodiester glycosidase family protein → MQTYTADEIDIDEIKSKGAYQAWTFGPMLLDGGQPMEEFNSDLNARNPRTAIGYYEPGHYCFVVVDGRQPGYSNGYSLKALSQLFYNLGCKAAFNLDGGQTSEMVFEGDFFNQPYNGGRSVSDILYIVDE